Proteins encoded in a region of the Flammeovirga yaeyamensis genome:
- a CDS encoding DUF1573 domain-containing protein, whose protein sequence is MIKKLFAFLLLIFGLTLTTFAQYVHFESDSVFLGKLSHTEDTLTQSFPFVVDGASSVQIDTVIADCACLLPEYPSKELKKGEKGEIKVAYVPYKAGPFSKEIIVKFKDKSVEQVVKFAGFIRPYKLSAEQLFPYENGGIRWGHKKVSFGNLTAQGITSKTVYFYNDTDDTLYFEKPSLLPDHLGILIDSTRYSVGPKSEGSFELFIKPEDRAEFGYAQDTINLVLSNRQEDIKSKFVVSASIHYPESQGDGPKPKMNLSNTYINLGNVKNDGQKIVSFSVMNTGEVPLKILKVEANHGLELLSVEDEDVQPLESSNINLRFLETARTGKEVRSFTIFTNDPTDPVTIISVKANVVK, encoded by the coding sequence ATGATTAAAAAGTTATTTGCCTTCCTTTTGTTAATCTTCGGATTAACCCTTACTACTTTTGCACAGTATGTACATTTTGAATCGGATAGTGTATTCTTAGGAAAACTATCGCATACAGAAGATACCCTTACCCAATCTTTTCCATTTGTTGTAGACGGAGCATCGAGCGTACAGATTGATACTGTCATTGCAGATTGTGCTTGTTTGCTACCAGAATACCCTTCAAAAGAGCTGAAAAAAGGAGAAAAAGGGGAAATTAAAGTGGCTTACGTTCCTTATAAGGCAGGGCCTTTTTCTAAAGAAATCATCGTAAAGTTTAAAGATAAATCGGTAGAGCAAGTTGTGAAATTTGCGGGTTTTATTCGACCTTATAAACTTTCTGCAGAACAGCTTTTCCCTTATGAAAACGGAGGTATCCGATGGGGACATAAAAAAGTGAGTTTTGGTAATCTAACAGCGCAAGGCATTACATCAAAAACAGTTTATTTTTATAATGATACGGACGATACGCTGTATTTTGAAAAACCGTCTTTATTGCCTGATCATCTTGGGATCTTAATTGATAGTACTCGCTATAGTGTGGGGCCAAAATCAGAAGGTTCGTTTGAATTATTTATCAAACCAGAAGATAGAGCAGAGTTTGGATATGCTCAAGATACAATCAATTTGGTATTGTCCAATCGTCAAGAAGATATCAAAAGTAAATTTGTAGTATCAGCATCAATTCATTATCCAGAATCACAAGGTGATGGCCCAAAGCCAAAAATGAATTTATCTAATACATACATCAATTTAGGAAATGTAAAAAATGATGGCCAAAAGATTGTATCATTCTCTGTAATGAATACAGGCGAAGTTCCATTGAAAATATTAAAAGTGGAAGCAAACCATGGCTTGGAATTACTTAGTGTAGAAGATGAAGATGTGCAGCCATTGGAATCATCAAATATAAATTTACGCTTTTTAGAAACAGCCAGAACGGGTAAAGAGGTGAGATCGTTTACCATTTTTACTAACGATCCTACAGATCCTGTGACGATCATTTCTGTAAAAGCGAATGTAGTGAAATAG